The genomic segment TCCCCTTCAATTCAAAGAGGGCGACTCTGCCGACAGCCTTGGGTTGGATGGCACTGAAACATTTGATATCCATGTAGATGATGACGTGAAAGCAGGTGACGAAATTAAAGTTACCGCAACTAAAGAAGACGGTACGGAGATTGAGTTTACGACCGATTGCCGAATCGATACTCCTGTTGAAGTAGATTACTACCGAAACGGTGGAATTCTGCACAAAGTTCTCCGGGATTACGTGGAAGAGGATAAGAAATAGAGGGGTTAGATTTAGAAGAACCTTCAAGCGTCTGCAACAAAGTGGAACTCCTTGAAGCGTTCTGATTCTTATAAATTCATGACCTTGAAGGACCTGCAGACGCTTCAAGGTCATTTAAGACTAATATTCTAATATACCGGGAAATGCTATCCCGGTTTTTTTTTGTTAGGAAAAAAATGCCAAATCAAATTGTTCTTATCGATTGTCCGGATGCAAAAGGACTGGTGTATAACATCACAAAGGTGATTTATGATCTGGGTTTAAACATCATTAGTAACCACGAGTATGTAGATTCTAAATCCGGGTATTTTTTTATGAGAACTGTTCTGGAGGGAAGTTATCCTGAGGAACCGTTTAGTAAGAAATTAAACGAGGTTTTACCTGATGATGCGAATATTCGTCTCTCAGCCATTCGAAAAAAATCGGTCGTAATTCTGGCAACGAAAGAAACCCACTGTCTGGGGGATCTGCTCCTTAGAAATGCTGATAATGAACTTCCCTGCGATGTGAAAGCGGTTATCAGTAACCACAATCATTTAAGGGGTCTGACTGAATCCTTCAATATTCCTTACCACCATATCTCAGCCGAGGATTGTTCGCGGGAAGAACATGAACAAAAAATCTTAGCATCTCTTGATGATTATAAGCCCGAATATCTTGTGCTCGCTAAATATATGAGGATTTTTACGCCGGAGTTTATCAAACATTATCCCTATCGAATTATCAATATTCATCACTCATTTTTACCGGCCTTTATTGGGGCCTCTCCCTATCAGCAGGCGTTTGAAAGAGGAGTAAAAATCATTGGAAGCACGTCTCATTTTGTTACTGAAAATTTGGACGAAGGGCCGATTATTGTCCAGGATGTCATTCCCGTCAATCACACTTTTACAGCTGAAGGAATGGCCCAGGCCGGACGCGATATCGAAAAAAATGTATTGGCGAAATCGCTCAAATTAGTTCTCGAAAACCGAGTGTTTATCTTCAAGGATAAGACGATTGTTTTTGAATGAGTCATTCTGATTTCGAATCGTTGGGACAGAATATCCAAACGACAATAGAAGAGCTCCTGAACCAGACGCTTGCGCTATCAAAGAATTAGCAATTACTCTTGATGTGGCTAAAGCCACGTATCTGTTTAGCGGCCTGACAAACAAAAAAAGTCAATCTCTTGGCACAGACCGTTGTTTCTCCCTCTCCCCTTCGCCCCTCTCCCGCGGCGGGAGAGGGGTTGGGGTGAGGGCGATACGATAAATGTAGCAGGGTTCAGCCTGGAACTGTACAAAGCCATTTTAACTTTAAAAGCTCATCTTCCGTCAGCTAAAGCAGACGGTAATTGATTGGTCTCAATCAAATTTAAAGGTTATATCTTTTAAATTTAGTATGAGCTTTTTTACTATTTCGACCTGTTGCTTGAATCCATTAGAGGCTGTCCAAAAAGAATGTTCTTTAAGCATATAAACTCATTTTTGTCATGCCGGACCCCGATCCGGTATCTCCAAACTTAGTTAAAGAGTGGAGATTCTGAATCGAGTTCAGAATGACATCTTTTTTGGATAGCCTCAAAATAGAACGCAAAATCGTGTGGCTTTAGCCGCATTCTCTCAAAGTTCAAACCCACCAGCTCCCCAGTCCTCTCATCGTGAAAATATTGGCTAAATGACTGTTTAATCTTGTGTTGAGTACAACTTTAAGTATCGTTTTGTAAAATAAATTAGAGGTTTTTTTCCGCCCGAGATGCATATTAATTTCTGCTCTCCTGGCAACCTGTTTGGCAATTTTCTTCCTTTGTTTTGAGTAATTAGAAAAGAGTGCAGTTTGTTTCGATGAATCGTTCAAAGCTTTTTGAAGTGTAGAAACCGCATCGTCCGCATCCAACCAGCCGAGGTTCATACCCTGTCCGCCAATAGGACTCACAACATGAGCTGCATCCCCCGCAAGCATAACATTATTTTGATGATATGTTTCTGCTGAGTACTGCTGAACGCCAAAGCTGCTCATCATAAAATTCTCAGACTCATAAAGCGAGTGTTGAATTCTTTGTTTGATGAGTAATCTCAGTTGTGCCGGGGTAGGCTCATCAATGTAATCATCCGTTTTTACCACCCATCGCCGTTGATGATTCGGAAGAGGAAACGACTCAATCAAACCATTCTGATGAAGATAAACGGCAGCATCAGAGCCGAATTCGGTGTTATCCTCAAAATCTCCCATGATGTAACAATCCGGGTAGGCTTCGCCTATGAATCTGATGCCCAAAGAACTTCGAACAGAGCTGTTTTTCCCATCACAGCCGATGAGTAACCGGGATTTCAGAGAGCTTTGGATTCCATTTCGATTGAATAAAACTTCAACAGATTCTTCTTTTTGATTGATCTGATCAACTCTCGCTCCGCGAATCAAAACATTTTCGTCGAACTTTTGAACCCAATCTTCCAGAATGGCTTCCGTTTTCCATTGGGGGATAGCTAAAATAAAGGAGAAGGGTGGGGGACAGGTTTCAAACGAAATCTCCCCGAGTTTTTCAGAATTCCAGTATGCAATTCCCTTTTTAATTTTTAGACCCTCGTCCAAAAAAGAATCAACAATTCCAGCTTTCTCAAATAGTTCGAGAGAAACCGGGTGAATGCCCAGAGATTTGGAGTGTT from the Balneolaceae bacterium genome contains:
- the purU gene encoding formyltetrahydrofolate deformylase encodes the protein MPNQIVLIDCPDAKGLVYNITKVIYDLGLNIISNHEYVDSKSGYFFMRTVLEGSYPEEPFSKKLNEVLPDDANIRLSAIRKKSVVILATKETHCLGDLLLRNADNELPCDVKAVISNHNHLRGLTESFNIPYHHISAEDCSREEHEQKILASLDDYKPEYLVLAKYMRIFTPEFIKHYPYRIINIHHSFLPAFIGASPYQQAFERGVKIIGSTSHFVTENLDEGPIIVQDVIPVNHTFTAEGMAQAGRDIEKNVLAKSLKLVLENRVFIFKDKTIVFE
- a CDS encoding FAD-dependent monooxygenase, whose protein sequence is MSKPETDIIIVGGGPVGLYLAGRLIQHDISCKVLEKRTEIDKHSKSLGIHPVSLELFEKAGIVDSFLDEGLKIKKGIAYWNSEKLGEISFETCPPPFSFILAIPQWKTEAILEDWVQKFDENVLIRGARVDQINQKEESVEVLFNRNGIQSSLKSRLLIGCDGKNSSVRSSLGIRFIGEAYPDCYIMGDFEDNTEFGSDAAVYLHQNGLIESFPLPNHQRRWVVKTDDYIDEPTPAQLRLLIKQRIQHSLYESENFMMSSFGVQQYSAETYHQNNVMLAGDAAHVVSPIGGQGMNLGWLDADDAVSTLQKALNDSSKQTALFSNYSKQRKKIAKQVARRAEINMHLGRKKTSNLFYKTILKVVLNTRLNSHLANIFTMRGLGSWWV